One part of the Paraglaciecola sp. L3A3 genome encodes these proteins:
- a CDS encoding LysR family transcriptional regulator, with product MNVSFEQLKSMVVFAQVIEQGSLSAAAKQLGLSRAVVSYHLKKLETQLDVKLLNRSTRSINLTEAGQAYYERCRVIAEQANAANLQIENYKHEPEGLLKITCPVNVGLQTVVPALNEFKKIYPKIELDVMLTDEVVNIMKEGIDLAIRGAPLADSGLQASKLATLTTCLCGAAEYFQQYGRPTKPADLREHQWVIYKLTSGVLNLTKGSRSFSIAIKGSISTNNAAARTLFVEAGHGLARIPTYDAWPKIQAGTLETILDDYTLNDINVYGVFPPGTANAKKLRLLLNYLKEYFNSQISNKNS from the coding sequence ATGAATGTTTCATTTGAACAACTTAAAAGTATGGTGGTTTTTGCCCAAGTAATTGAGCAAGGAAGTCTTAGTGCGGCAGCTAAACAGTTAGGTTTGTCTAGAGCTGTGGTCAGTTATCATTTAAAAAAACTTGAAACTCAACTGGATGTAAAATTATTAAACCGCTCGACTCGTTCTATTAACCTTACCGAAGCAGGTCAAGCTTATTATGAGCGTTGCCGAGTAATAGCTGAGCAAGCAAATGCAGCTAACTTACAAATTGAAAACTATAAACATGAACCAGAAGGCTTACTTAAAATTACTTGCCCAGTTAATGTGGGCTTGCAAACCGTGGTACCCGCTCTAAATGAGTTTAAGAAAATTTATCCTAAAATTGAGCTAGATGTGATGTTAACCGATGAAGTGGTCAATATCATGAAAGAGGGCATAGACTTGGCCATTCGTGGTGCACCTTTAGCCGACTCAGGTTTACAAGCGAGTAAATTGGCCACTCTGACTACTTGCCTTTGTGGGGCAGCAGAATATTTTCAACAATACGGTCGGCCGACTAAACCTGCTGATTTGAGAGAACATCAATGGGTGATCTATAAACTCACCTCAGGTGTATTAAACTTAACTAAAGGTAGCCGTTCATTCAGTATTGCTATTAAGGGCAGTATTAGTACTAATAACGCTGCTGCTCGTACCTTATTTGTTGAAGCTGGACATGGTCTAGCGCGTATTCCTACTTATGATGCATGGCCAAAAATACAAGCAGGTACGTTAGAAACTATACTCGATGATTACACGCTGAACGACATTAATGTTTATGGGGTATTTCCACCAGGGACAGCCAATGCAAAAAAATTAAGATTATTGCTTAACTATTTAAAAGAATATTTTAATAGCCAGATTAGTAATAAAAACAGCTGA
- a CDS encoding mandelate racemase/muconate lactonizing enzyme family protein — translation MKITRVEIFDIHCPERPPWNPVFIRIHTDEGITGVGEAGLAYDLGHSAAAHMIKEIAEAMLIGFNPFNTELLWSRMLRESFWGLGGGPVLYAAMSAIDTALWDIKGKAFGVPVYQLLGGKTNGKLRTYASQLQFDWDKECTKLTQPEQYAEAALKAVAEGYDAVKVDPIVYDQDGNSSFDRTRLFTKPQMRLFGDRLRAIRTAVGPDVDIIFESHSLMGAASAIQMGEIVEEVGCMMYEEPVNYLNSAVHKKVAENVRVPIAGGERLYHRWDVRPYFEDQSIDVLQPDVGLCGGFTETKKVCDYADVYDIRIQAHVCGGPVATAASLHLETAIPNFLIHEHHTYAIKSWNRELCIQDPQPVNGFFEVSEEPGIGIELNDDLVYRSPHMEVK, via the coding sequence ATGAAAATTACTCGTGTTGAAATCTTCGACATTCATTGTCCCGAACGCCCACCCTGGAATCCAGTTTTTATTCGCATTCACACTGATGAAGGTATCACTGGTGTAGGAGAAGCAGGCCTTGCTTATGATCTAGGCCACAGCGCTGCGGCTCATATGATCAAAGAAATAGCAGAAGCTATGTTAATTGGATTTAACCCATTCAATACAGAATTGTTATGGTCACGTATGTTGCGGGAGAGTTTTTGGGGATTAGGCGGCGGGCCTGTCCTTTATGCGGCAATGAGTGCCATAGATACGGCTTTATGGGATATCAAAGGTAAAGCGTTTGGTGTACCTGTATATCAATTACTAGGCGGTAAGACTAACGGCAAACTTAGAACTTACGCCAGTCAATTACAATTTGATTGGGATAAAGAATGTACTAAGCTCACGCAACCTGAACAATATGCAGAGGCTGCATTAAAAGCCGTAGCTGAAGGTTACGATGCAGTAAAAGTGGATCCTATTGTCTATGATCAAGACGGTAATTCATCATTTGATCGCACCAGACTATTTACTAAACCCCAAATGCGCTTATTTGGAGACCGATTACGAGCTATTCGCACTGCGGTTGGTCCTGATGTAGATATAATTTTTGAATCTCATTCATTAATGGGAGCAGCATCAGCTATTCAAATGGGTGAGATAGTAGAAGAAGTCGGCTGCATGATGTACGAAGAGCCTGTCAATTATTTGAATTCAGCAGTACATAAGAAAGTAGCTGAAAATGTAAGGGTACCAATCGCTGGTGGTGAACGACTTTATCATCGTTGGGATGTGCGTCCATACTTTGAAGACCAAAGTATTGACGTATTGCAACCTGATGTGGGTTTATGTGGCGGTTTTACCGAAACTAAAAAAGTATGTGATTATGCTGATGTATACGATATTCGTATTCAAGCTCATGTATGTGGCGGACCTGTAGCTACTGCGGCTAGCTTACATTTAGAAACGGCCATCCCAAACTTTTTAATTCATGAGCATCATACATATGCAATTAAGTCTTGGAATAGAGAGTTATGTATCCAAGATCCACAACCAGTAAATGGATTCTTTGAGGTATCAGAAGAGCCAGGTATAGGTATCGAATTAAATGATGACTTGGTATATCGCTCACCTCATATGGAAGTTAAATAA
- a CDS encoding iron-containing alcohol dehydrogenase has protein sequence MLNFNFQNPTHIHFGEGQISVITKEIPLNARVLVVYGGGSIKTNGVFQQVSDALAKHTWFEFSGIEPNPTYNTLMKAQDIIKAENIDYLLAVGGGSVVDGAKFIAAAAEYEGEDPWDIIVKQQPVNKALPIGAVLTLPATGSESNGNSVVTRDGTKIPFSSPLVRPLFAVLDPSVTLSLSDRQISNGVVDAFVHIIEQYLTYSVNGKVQDRFSEGLLQTLIEEGPKALAPATKDDLEVRANIMWSATMALNGLIGAGVPQDWATHMIGHELTGAFGVDHARSLSIVLPSLMQVRREQKREKLLQYAERVWHINEGDDNVRIDQAIKLTVEFFKQMQVPTCLSDVGITDKDIDLLVARLEKHGMNALGEKGDITLDISREILTKAL, from the coding sequence ATGTTAAATTTCAATTTTCAAAACCCAACCCATATCCACTTTGGTGAAGGGCAGATATCAGTCATTACCAAAGAAATTCCACTAAACGCGAGAGTTTTAGTGGTGTACGGCGGCGGCTCAATAAAAACAAACGGCGTTTTTCAACAAGTATCTGATGCGTTAGCAAAACATACTTGGTTTGAATTTTCAGGTATCGAGCCCAACCCAACTTATAATACTTTAATGAAAGCCCAAGATATTATTAAAGCCGAAAACATTGACTATTTGTTGGCTGTAGGCGGCGGCTCAGTGGTTGATGGTGCAAAGTTTATTGCTGCTGCGGCTGAATATGAAGGTGAAGATCCTTGGGATATCATAGTTAAACAACAGCCTGTAAATAAGGCATTACCTATTGGTGCAGTGTTAACTTTACCTGCAACAGGTTCAGAAAGTAATGGTAATTCAGTGGTCACTAGAGATGGCACTAAAATTCCTTTTTCTAGTCCACTAGTTCGCCCACTATTTGCAGTATTAGATCCAAGCGTAACTTTGTCTTTGTCAGATCGTCAAATCAGTAATGGCGTAGTCGATGCTTTTGTTCATATCATAGAGCAATACCTAACCTATAGCGTGAATGGTAAGGTACAAGATCGCTTCAGTGAAGGCTTATTACAAACCTTAATCGAAGAAGGGCCAAAAGCCTTAGCACCTGCCACTAAAGATGACTTGGAAGTACGAGCCAATATCATGTGGTCAGCCACTATGGCATTGAACGGTTTGATTGGTGCGGGTGTACCACAAGATTGGGCAACTCACATGATAGGACACGAGTTAACTGGGGCATTTGGAGTTGATCATGCCCGCAGCTTGTCAATTGTATTACCCTCACTTATGCAGGTACGCCGCGAACAAAAGCGTGAAAAGTTACTGCAATACGCTGAACGTGTTTGGCATATAAATGAAGGCGATGACAATGTTCGCATTGATCAAGCGATTAAATTAACAGTGGAATTTTTCAAACAGATGCAAGTACCGACCTGTTTATCTGATGTGGGTATTACTGACAAAGATATCGATTTGTTAGTGGCTCGTTTAGAAAAACACGGGATGAATGCACTAGGCGAAAAAGGTGATATAACCTTAGATATAAGCCGAGAAATTTTAACTAAAGCTTTATAA
- the serA gene encoding phosphoglycerate dehydrogenase — protein sequence MSKVSLPKEKIKILLLEGLHQSTLDTLHANGYENIEYIKTSLPEDELIEKIKDVHFIGIRSRTQLNETVIAAANKLVAVGCFCIGTNQVDLSATQKRGIPVFNAPFSNTRSVAELVLGQLILLLRGVPERNAKAHKGIWDKSANGSFEARGKTLGIIGYGHIGTQLSILAEHLGMRVQFFDVESKLVLGNSTQVKTLKQLLSTSDVVSLHVPETSGTKNMIGAKELDIMKDGAILINAARGTVIDIDALTSALKAGKLSGAAIDVFPVEPKSNNEVFESPLTEFDNVILTPHVGGSTQEAQQNIGIEVAGKLAKYSDNGSTLSAVNFPEVSLPEPTGSRSRLLHIHKNVPGVLTQINQAFTEKGINIAAQYLQTNENIGYVVMDVETDRAEEAFDQLQKIDGTIKTRILH from the coding sequence ATGAGCAAAGTGTCGTTGCCGAAAGAAAAAATTAAAATTTTATTACTTGAAGGGTTGCATCAAAGTACTTTAGATACCCTACATGCAAACGGATATGAGAATATTGAGTACATAAAAACATCTCTTCCTGAAGATGAATTAATTGAAAAAATTAAAGATGTGCATTTTATCGGTATCCGTTCTAGAACCCAATTAAACGAAACAGTTATTGCAGCGGCTAATAAATTAGTGGCTGTTGGTTGTTTTTGTATTGGTACCAATCAGGTTGATTTATCTGCCACGCAAAAACGTGGTATTCCTGTTTTTAACGCGCCTTTTTCTAATACTCGCTCGGTTGCTGAACTAGTACTTGGACAACTTATATTGTTGTTACGTGGTGTTCCAGAGAGAAATGCTAAAGCCCACAAAGGAATTTGGGACAAAAGCGCTAATGGTTCTTTTGAAGCTAGAGGTAAAACCTTAGGTATTATAGGTTACGGACATATAGGTACTCAGTTGAGTATTTTGGCTGAACACTTAGGTATGCGAGTGCAATTCTTTGATGTCGAAAGTAAGTTAGTCTTGGGTAACTCTACTCAAGTTAAAACGTTAAAGCAGCTATTAAGTACTTCAGATGTGGTCAGTTTGCACGTACCTGAAACCTCTGGTACCAAAAATATGATTGGCGCTAAAGAGTTAGACATAATGAAAGATGGCGCTATTTTGATTAATGCTGCTCGCGGTACTGTTATAGATATTGATGCCTTAACATCAGCCTTGAAAGCAGGTAAATTATCAGGTGCTGCTATCGATGTATTCCCTGTAGAGCCTAAATCAAATAATGAAGTGTTCGAGTCACCGTTAACTGAATTTGATAATGTTATTTTGACTCCTCATGTGGGTGGTAGTACCCAAGAAGCACAGCAAAATATTGGTATTGAAGTAGCCGGTAAGTTAGCAAAATATAGTGATAATGGTTCTACCTTGTCTGCCGTTAACTTTCCAGAAGTGTCTTTACCTGAACCTACAGGTAGCCGTTCACGTTTATTACATATTCATAAAAACGTACCAGGTGTGTTAACTCAAATTAACCAAGCCTTTACTGAAAAAGGTATCAATATTGCTGCGCAGTATTTACAGACCAATGAAAATATAGGTTATGTAGTAATGGATGTTGAAACTGATCGCGCTGAAGAAGCTTTTGATCAGTTGCAAAAAATTGATGGCACTATCAAAACCAGAATTTTACATTAA
- a CDS encoding class II aldolase/adducin family protein, with the protein MYELDNFSLKGQVSDLEWQARIDLAACYRLVADFRWGDLIYTHLSVRVPNTEHYLVNAFGLAFDEVTASNLVKVDLQGNVLDGSPYQINPAGFTIHSAIHEVRHDAQCVIHLHTKATIGVASIEGGLKPWSQYAMFSLSSLSYHGYEGLAVNADEKIRLQNDLGSTNHMLLHNHGGLTLGPTVGDAFMRFYDLQRACEIQMDLLQAGQPIIEIPQKIVDGIYAQANVVHSGETGGQKAWPAMLRRAYKLDPSFCE; encoded by the coding sequence GTGTACGAATTAGATAATTTTAGTTTAAAAGGTCAAGTTTCAGATCTCGAGTGGCAAGCACGTATAGATTTAGCCGCCTGTTACCGTTTAGTGGCTGACTTTCGTTGGGGAGATTTGATTTATACTCATCTTTCTGTTCGTGTGCCTAATACTGAACATTATCTAGTGAATGCTTTTGGTTTAGCCTTTGATGAAGTCACTGCTTCTAATTTAGTAAAAGTCGATCTACAAGGCAATGTCCTAGATGGTTCTCCATATCAAATAAATCCTGCTGGGTTTACCATTCATAGTGCCATTCATGAAGTACGTCATGATGCGCAATGTGTTATTCATCTTCATACTAAAGCGACAATAGGTGTGGCCAGTATTGAAGGTGGTTTAAAACCTTGGAGTCAGTACGCTATGTTTTCTTTGTCTTCGTTAAGTTATCACGGTTATGAAGGTCTTGCTGTTAACGCAGATGAAAAAATAAGATTGCAAAATGACTTGGGTAGCACAAATCATATGTTACTGCATAATCATGGAGGGCTGACTCTGGGACCTACAGTGGGTGATGCCTTTATGCGTTTTTATGATTTACAAAGAGCGTGCGAAATTCAAATGGATTTATTACAGGCTGGGCAACCTATTATTGAAATCCCGCAAAAAATTGTTGATGGTATATATGCGCAAGCGAATGTTGTGCATAGCGGTGAAACCGGTGGCCAAAAAGCTTGGCCTGCTATGTTAAGACGAGCTTATAAACTTGATCCCAGCTTTTGCGAATAG
- a CDS encoding DUF1499 domain-containing protein, which produces MYKFTQLAFASLILLSGCTSVPPNLGVQNGQLTPCPKKPNCVNSLAEDKSQYIEPILHDGKPIHIKNDILNVLAELDNNQTTVAKDNYIRAEFTSAVFRFVDDVEFYFPETKSGTTKIHLRSASRVGYSDFGVNRKRIEQIRSKFEALKSNLE; this is translated from the coding sequence ATGTATAAATTTACTCAGCTTGCTTTTGCAAGTTTAATTTTATTAAGCGGCTGCACATCTGTTCCCCCTAATTTAGGTGTTCAAAATGGACAATTAACCCCTTGCCCTAAAAAACCGAATTGTGTTAACAGTCTTGCGGAAGATAAAAGCCAATATATCGAACCTATTCTGCATGACGGTAAGCCAATACATATCAAAAATGATATATTGAATGTACTGGCTGAATTAGACAATAACCAAACGACAGTCGCCAAAGACAATTATATTCGTGCTGAATTTACCTCTGCAGTCTTTCGCTTTGTGGATGATGTAGAATTTTATTTTCCAGAAACTAAATCAGGCACTACTAAAATCCACCTGCGTTCGGCCTCTAGAGTGGGCTATTCAGATTTTGGTGTGAATCGAAAACGTATTGAGCAGATCCGCAGTAAATTTGAAGCCCTCAAAAGTAATCTGGAATAG
- a CDS encoding phytanoyl-CoA dioxygenase family protein: protein MLTPQQLIEYKNKGYVLLPELFSGEEMYCLQSAANNIVQQFDPESTRSVFSTEDHSKTRDDYFLSSGDKVRCFFEEDAFDGMGNLAQEKSLSINKIGHALHVLVPEFKNFSQDSRIKQVALQLGLVKPQIHQSMYIFKQPRIGGVIRWHQDGTYFFTDPISVITFWLAIEDATIENGCLQVQAGGEKLPLKEQFKRYPDDTTELVTLSDIPWPKDENAQPLEVKKGTLVVFNGLLPHFSAPNLSNKSRHAFTLHITCANTEYSEYNWLQAAPLLL from the coding sequence ATGTTAACGCCACAGCAATTAATTGAATATAAAAATAAAGGATATGTGCTGTTACCTGAACTGTTTTCAGGTGAAGAAATGTATTGTTTGCAATCGGCGGCCAATAATATTGTGCAGCAGTTTGATCCTGAATCGACTCGATCAGTGTTTTCTACCGAAGATCATAGTAAGACCCGCGACGACTACTTTTTGTCATCAGGGGATAAAGTGCGCTGCTTTTTTGAAGAAGATGCGTTTGATGGTATGGGTAACCTAGCCCAAGAAAAATCGTTAAGTATCAATAAAATTGGCCATGCTTTACATGTGTTAGTACCTGAATTTAAAAACTTTAGCCAAGATAGTAGAATCAAACAAGTCGCCTTGCAGCTAGGGTTAGTTAAACCACAAATACACCAATCTATGTATATATTTAAGCAACCTAGAATCGGTGGAGTAATTAGATGGCATCAAGATGGGACGTATTTTTTTACAGATCCTATTTCAGTGATCACTTTTTGGCTCGCGATAGAAGATGCGACAATTGAAAATGGCTGTTTACAAGTTCAAGCTGGTGGTGAAAAGTTACCACTTAAAGAACAATTTAAACGTTACCCTGATGATACTACTGAGTTAGTTACTTTGTCGGATATCCCTTGGCCAAAGGATGAAAATGCTCAGCCTTTAGAAGTAAAAAAAGGTACTTTAGTGGTGTTTAATGGTTTATTACCCCACTTTAGCGCACCTAATTTATCTAACAAATCTAGGCACGCTTTCACGCTTCATATCACTTGTGCTAATACTGAATACTCAGAGTACAACTGGTTACAAGCTGCTCCATTACTACTTTAG
- a CDS encoding DapH/DapD/GlmU-related protein has translation MTIKRNGHRYIDVETGKTLDVWFPRSNKEITRSCLASKVGLIEGELIEVELEINEAPKSAEDAYLRLHLLSECAVQPNAINLEGVFGLLTNVAWTSAGPVLPNKVEELRELIASENHHLTVSSIDKFPRMTDYVIPEGVRIGDADRVRMGAHLASGTTVMHEGFVNFNAGTLGSSMVEGRISQGVIVGNGSDIGGGSSTMGTLSGGGKTINSIGQNSMLGANAGVGISLGDDCIVEAGLYVTAGSKVTTPDGKVVAARELSGMNGLLFRRNSQTGAIEAIVADASKWGGLNASLHSND, from the coding sequence ATGACAATAAAACGTAATGGTCACAGATATATAGATGTGGAAACTGGCAAAACTTTAGATGTATGGTTTCCTCGCAGTAATAAAGAAATCACCCGTAGCTGCTTAGCCAGTAAAGTAGGACTAATTGAAGGCGAATTAATCGAAGTAGAACTCGAAATTAACGAAGCGCCTAAGTCTGCTGAAGATGCTTACCTACGCTTACATTTATTATCAGAATGTGCCGTGCAACCTAATGCAATCAACCTTGAAGGTGTGTTTGGTTTATTAACCAATGTCGCTTGGACTTCTGCTGGGCCTGTATTACCTAACAAGGTTGAAGAATTAAGAGAATTAATCGCCTCTGAAAACCATCATTTAACGGTTTCGTCAATCGACAAATTCCCACGTATGACTGATTACGTTATTCCTGAAGGTGTACGTATTGGGGATGCTGATCGCGTGCGTATGGGTGCCCATTTAGCCTCTGGTACCACAGTCATGCATGAAGGTTTTGTTAACTTCAATGCAGGGACACTTGGCAGTTCTATGGTTGAAGGTCGAATTTCACAAGGTGTAATCGTCGGTAACGGTTCAGATATAGGTGGCGGTTCTTCAACTATGGGCACTTTATCTGGCGGCGGTAAAACCATTAATTCAATCGGTCAAAACAGCATGTTAGGTGCTAACGCCGGAGTCGGTATTTCACTTGGCGATGACTGCATAGTTGAAGCTGGCTTATACGTAACAGCTGGTTCTAAAGTGACGACACCAGACGGTAAAGTTGTCGCAGCTAGAGAGTTATCTGGCATGAACGGCTTATTGTTCCGTCGTAACAGCCAAACAGGTGCAATTGAAGCTATCGTAGCTGACGCATCTAAATGGGGTGGTTTAAACGCTAGCCTGCACAGTAACGACTAG
- the tilS gene encoding tRNA lysidine(34) synthetase TilS — protein MKILNTLKKHLATPPLNNASVIVVAYSGGVDSHVLLHALSVLQKEFKFNLQAIHIHHGLSAFADDWLQHCQQVCDSLNVPLQSAKVVLHNASRTSLEAIARDERYKKIVELAPENAQVLVAQHQDDQLETFMLQLKRGAGPKGLSSMNQAWTIQGLEQKAVSFYRPLLDTTQQDVLAYAEQHQLHWCEDESNKNTDFDRNFLRHDVLPVLQKRWPELAKSVSRSAFLCGQQQDLLDEICAEKLAAVQNADNSLVLQALLELSNNWLHQVVRYWLSVQGIQSPPLAVINQLKPEVLQATDDAQPILQWQNWQFRRFNQQLFVIPVQVELAPVSIQWAGEAQVPLPAELGILEFNVDDAEIPEQSVLVDQDQGPIFIELASYNKRFKPAKAAHSKPLKQWFKLWRIAPWQRSQVIQLVQNNKILALYLNGQWRVADCLTGDVKQSIVIYLNNN, from the coding sequence ATGAAAATACTCAACACTTTGAAAAAACATCTGGCTACACCGCCACTGAATAACGCTTCTGTCATAGTGGTGGCATACAGTGGTGGTGTCGATTCTCATGTGTTATTACATGCTTTGAGTGTATTGCAAAAAGAGTTTAAGTTTAACTTGCAGGCGATTCATATTCATCATGGTTTGAGTGCTTTTGCAGATGATTGGCTACAACATTGTCAGCAGGTGTGTGACAGCTTAAATGTACCCTTGCAAAGTGCTAAAGTGGTTTTACATAACGCCTCTCGTACCAGTCTTGAGGCTATAGCGCGAGACGAAAGGTACAAAAAAATAGTTGAACTTGCGCCTGAAAACGCCCAAGTGTTAGTTGCTCAACATCAGGATGACCAATTAGAAACATTTATGTTGCAACTTAAAAGAGGAGCAGGTCCCAAAGGCTTGTCGTCCATGAATCAAGCATGGACGATACAAGGCTTAGAGCAGAAAGCTGTTTCATTTTATCGGCCTTTATTGGACACCACTCAGCAAGACGTTTTAGCTTATGCTGAGCAACATCAACTGCATTGGTGCGAAGATGAATCCAATAAAAATACCGATTTTGATCGTAATTTTTTACGCCATGATGTATTACCAGTATTGCAAAAACGTTGGCCAGAACTCGCCAAGTCTGTCAGTCGTAGTGCATTTTTGTGTGGGCAGCAACAAGATTTGTTAGATGAAATTTGTGCTGAGAAGTTAGCGGCAGTACAAAACGCTGATAATAGTTTAGTTTTACAAGCTTTACTTGAGTTATCAAATAATTGGCTACACCAAGTGGTACGTTATTGGTTGTCGGTACAAGGTATTCAAAGCCCTCCCTTAGCTGTCATCAATCAATTAAAACCTGAAGTATTACAGGCTACAGACGATGCTCAGCCAATTCTACAGTGGCAAAACTGGCAGTTCAGACGTTTTAACCAACAGCTATTCGTGATCCCTGTACAAGTTGAACTTGCGCCTGTCAGTATTCAATGGGCAGGAGAAGCCCAAGTTCCACTGCCAGCAGAATTAGGAATATTAGAATTCAATGTTGATGATGCAGAAATACCTGAACAATCAGTGCTGGTTGACCAAGATCAAGGGCCTATATTTATTGAGTTAGCTAGTTATAATAAACGTTTCAAACCAGCAAAGGCAGCTCATAGCAAACCCTTAAAACAGTGGTTTAAATTATGGCGAATTGCACCTTGGCAAAGATCACAAGTTATCCAGTTGGTACAAAATAACAAGATTTTAGCTCTGTACCTAAATGGACAGTGGAGAGTTGCTGACTGCTTAACGGGCGATGTTAAACAGTCTATTGTTATTTATTTGAATAATAACTAA
- a CDS encoding YkgJ family cysteine cluster protein — translation MTIEVVNLPSEDVTCSTCKANCCRLEVLLITDTGVPEKFIAEDQWGGMTMARLDDGWCAALDRATMLCSIYEKRPWICREFEMGGYECLEERD, via the coding sequence ATGACTATTGAAGTAGTGAATTTGCCTAGTGAAGATGTGACATGCTCAACTTGTAAGGCAAATTGTTGTCGTCTAGAAGTATTGCTGATTACAGATACAGGTGTGCCAGAAAAATTTATCGCCGAAGACCAGTGGGGCGGTATGACTATGGCCCGCTTAGACGACGGATGGTGTGCGGCACTCGATCGTGCAACTATGCTTTGTAGCATTTATGAAAAACGCCCATGGATCTGCCGTGAATTCGAAATGGGCGGTTATGAATGTTTAGAAGAAAGAGACTAG
- a CDS encoding type 1 glutamine amidotransferase domain-containing protein: MSRKILMVLTSHDQLGDTGQKTGFWVEEFAAPYYVFIDAGVEVTLATPKGGQAPIDPTSTLEDFQTAATERFNSDDVAKEKIANTVLLSSVNQADFDGVFYPGGHGPLWDLTDNSDSISLIESFLQADKAVATVCHASAALLNVKQVSGDFVVKNKAVTGFTNSEEEAVQLTEVVPFLLEDELIKRGADYQKAQDWQAFAVQDGLIISGQNPASSALAAEKLLAHISA, from the coding sequence ATGTCTAGAAAAATATTGATGGTACTGACTTCACATGATCAGCTTGGTGATACAGGTCAAAAAACAGGTTTTTGGGTGGAAGAGTTTGCCGCCCCTTATTATGTATTTATCGATGCCGGTGTCGAAGTCACATTAGCCACCCCCAAAGGTGGACAAGCACCGATTGATCCAACCAGTACCTTAGAAGATTTTCAAACTGCTGCCACAGAACGTTTTAATAGCGATGATGTGGCTAAAGAAAAAATAGCTAATACAGTACTGTTGTCATCGGTGAATCAAGCTGATTTTGACGGGGTGTTTTACCCAGGTGGTCATGGGCCACTATGGGATTTAACCGATAATAGCGACTCAATTAGTTTAATTGAAAGTTTTCTGCAAGCTGATAAAGCGGTCGCTACAGTTTGTCATGCCAGTGCGGCTTTATTGAATGTCAAACAAGTATCAGGTGATTTTGTCGTAAAAAACAAAGCAGTTACTGGCTTTACTAACAGCGAAGAAGAGGCAGTGCAGTTAACTGAAGTGGTACCTTTTTTATTAGAAGATGAACTCATTAAACGTGGTGCTGATTATCAAAAAGCCCAAGACTGGCAAGCTTTTGCGGTACAAGATGGCTTAATTATTAGTGGTCAAAATCCAGCCAGTTCAGCACTCGCGGCAGAAAAACTATTAGCACATATTTCAGCTTAG